A stretch of Pyrenophora tritici-repentis strain M4 chromosome 7, whole genome shotgun sequence DNA encodes these proteins:
- a CDS encoding HRD1, HRD ubiquitin ligase complex, ER membrane component translates to MAETCIVCLGDLVHHDVGPTATASPLATYPLEHGADVPHEHHAKDNKATVDSTNDDEMVAHLLPCGHDLHNDCLKPWVERANSCPICRASFNMVELSARVGGPKISEYAVQDKQQVAEIDPSMIIEDDYILEDDGSYDACMVCDEFGDSSQLMYCHSCEQLCHVFCAGLDRMPTRGPWYCQGCVENPALLGAASRRRPAIRGPAAWINGRSRVPRHNQAPDEWVGVWQSVWDRLQFDIEFPFDEEEQSENQSDITRREDRRWEERMRVARRAGAGNRFQIAADNVVTNRRRNSNLTARTTNRTLHREPPKTPKDPESQEELRAWNQFEKAREQLAQTDAQPAPSVASTSSRRGRKRKSVDYSPSDNEPCEQKPERKLKRPRTRMLIDPGESSSAAARRNTATHAPAAASSPTAAQNGEASAPAPGFLQSLLQEVEVDRFAERDKEIAAPQPRRIIVERACSPPHSSPGLSPVYQQPRGMTTPPPLNLTRTASPAALKDQQPSPTYSPYSPADDDRPSRRRLAHRSAAGLSSPPRSKDSSPTRPALSYSTKAELQRMVTAVLKPLYLKKEVTKQEYTDVNRDVSRLLYEKVGEAGADALADQDTREKWQKMASNEVDAAVKGLRTAGAALSPAADDSASSSS, encoded by the exons ATGGCCGAGACGTGTATAGTCTGCCTCGGCGATCTCGTCCACCACGATGTCGGCCCTACCGCCACCGCATCTCCGCTTGCGACCTACCCACTTGAGCATGGCGCCGATGTCCCACACGAACACCATGCCAAGGATAACAAGGCCACTGTAGATTCGACCAATGATGATGAAATGGTCGCACACTTACTGCCATGTGGCCATGACCTTCACAATGACTGTCTCAAGCCCTGGGTCGAACGAGCGAACAGTTGCCCGATATGCCGAGCCAGTTTCAACATGGTCGAGCTCAGCGCACGCGTTGGAG GCCCCAAGATATCCGAGTACGCCGTGCAAGACAAACAACAAGTCGCCGAAATCGACCCGTCCATGATTATTGAAGATGACTACATACTGGAGGATGATGGAAGTTATGACGCATGCATGGTCTGTGACGAGTTCGGTGACTCATCCCAGCTCATGTACTGCCACAGCTGTGAGCAGCTATGCCATGTCTTCTGCGCGGGTCTTGACCGCATGCCTACGCGTGGCCCTTGGTATTGCCAGGGCTGTGTCGAGAACCCTGCTCTGCTTGGAGCTGCGTCCCGAAGACGCCCCGCCATCCGGGGCCCTGCTGCTTGGATCAATGGCCGAAGTCGCGTACCACGCCACAACCAAGCCCCTGACGAATGGGTTGGAGTTTGGCAGAGTGTATGGGACCGTCTACAGTTTGATATCGAATTTCCATTCGACGAAGAAGAGCAGTCAGAAAATCAATCCGACATCACGCGGCGCGAAGACCGTAGATGGGAGGAGCGTATGCGCGTAGCGCGGCGAGCAGGAGCAGGCAATCGTTTCCAGATCGCCGCCGACAATGTAGTGACTAACCGACGGCGCAACTCCAACCTCACTGCACGAACTACCAATCGCACATTGCATCGCGAGCCCCCAAAGACACCGAAAGACCCGGAGTCACAAGAAGAGTTACGTGCATGGAACCAGTTTGAGAAAGCGCGCGAACAACTTGCACAAACGGACGCACAACCTGCACCTAGTGTGGCAAGCACTAGCAGTAGACGGGGACGCAAGCGGAAGTCTGTCGACTATTCCCCTTCTGATAATGAGCCTTGCGAGCAAAAACCGGAACGCAAGCTCAAGCGTCCTCGAACTCGCATGCTCATTGACCCAGGAGAATCATCGTCGGCTGCTGCTCGTCGCAATACTGCGACGCATGCCCCCGCTGCTGCCTCCTCACCCACAGCGGCTCAAAATGGGGAGGCATCTGCCCCAGCCCCCGGATTTCTGCAGTCGCTTCTCCAGGAAGTGGAGGTTGACCGGTTTGCCGAACGAGATAAGGAGATTGCCGCCCCCCAACCTCGGCGAATCATCGTTGAACGCGCGTGTTcgcctcctcactcatcgCCTGGGTTGTCGCCTGTATACCAGCAGCCTCGTGGCATGACTACCCCGCCGCCTCTGAACCTCACTCGTACTGCATCACCTGCAGCACTGAAAGATCAGCAGCCGTCACCTACTTACTCGCCTTACTCTCCTGCCGATGACGATCGTCCGAGCCGTCGCCGGCTCGCGCATCGCTCTGCTGCTGGGCTTAGCAGTCCGCCCCGTTCAAAGGATTCTTCGCCTACCCGACCCGCACTTTCCTACTCTACCAAGGCTGAGTTGCAACGCATGGTGACGGCTGTGTTAAAGCCACTTTATTTGAAGAAGGAAGTCACAAAACAAGAGTATACAGACGTCAATCGTGACGTGTCGCGTTTGTTATATGAAAAAGTGGGAGAGGCTGGTGCCGATGCACTTGCAGATCAGGACACCAGGGAGAAATGGCAAAAAATGGCTAGTAATGAGGTGGATGCCGCAGTGAAAGGTCTCCGTACAGCTGGGGCTGCGCTATCCCCTGCTGCCGATGATTCTgcttcttcatcttcgtAG
- a CDS encoding DUF1421 multi-domain protein, giving the protein MSSRGIPEVLMQKVDDYVDSLAPQIQPRIASELETFQQKTIDSLETQVIDAFRSLFNKDRPSSSGGSRSGPWNLNDAAPDAYGGQSLPFADEIAKLTRGFGQISEDAGGDLREIFNLTEGSRGGNEQSRSLEGGGGDFSSGARGFLSSALNIVQEQLDERGSKGGQSFEIGGVLGMISSTIKDASQNPEEKARLISPEIKQTVGEKLRSQHAPIAEQFTRIALDHIKRWLRGNTSTRDLGDGAKAEIAEQVGDLVKGLGSLFGSKKSGHEESSRGIDEANRDGEGGSGGFSRVISDKLSTGLAKVHREVRLEFRKVLGEIEKQLFELLPDQFQRPLEKIFGGNPFDSQLDRDASGPADRGFGDDIKAKLLGKIRDLVRKVQETLRESILGVVNGGHRKFERESWVFVQAMVEQKVQRYLPDVKINVPDDIGNENVSVGDPTSNSQHMGGGQSQQQHTAPPPQQGYDEPPRYQNKQQYQSQDYRPEHHAPQQGYPPQDYNRQDQYAPPPQSYHQQAPPEYRSSEQQQYPPPPQQGYQQHGSGQPGYPPREYREGEYRRQDY; this is encoded by the coding sequence ATGTCATCTCGCGGGATCCCcgaggtgttgatgcaaaAGGTTGACGATTACGTCGACTCGCTGGCGCCTCAGATCCAGCCCCGCATTGCTTCTGAGCTGGAGACATTCCAACAAAAGACCATCGACAGCCTCGAGACACAAGTTATCGACGCCTTTCGCTCACTCTTCAACAAGGACAGACCTTCTTCGTCGGGTGGCAGCCGCTCGGGGCCCTGGAACCTCAATGACGCAGCGCCAGATGCTTATGGCGGGCAATCACTACCCTTTGCAGACGAGATTGCCAAATTGACCAGGGGTTTTGGCCAGATCTCTGAAGATGCAGGCGGTGATCTCCGCGAAATCTTCAATCTCACAGAAGGAAGCAGAGGCGGCAATGAGCAGAGCAGATCTCTAGAAGGAGGGGGAGGCGACTTTTCCTCTGGAGCGCGGGGCTTCCTTTCCTCTGCACTCAACATCGTACAAGAGCAGCTCGATGAACGAGGATCCAAGGGAGGCCAGTCTTTTGAAATTGGTGGTGTGCTTGGTATGATTAGTAGCACCATCAAGGATGCGTCGCAGAATCCAGAGGAGAAGGCGCGACTCATAAGCCCGGAAATCAAGCAGACTGTCGGCGAAAAGCTGCGCTCGCAACATGCACCTATTGCTGAACAGTTCACGCGTATCGCTCTAGATCACATCAAGCGCTGGCTGCGCGGTAACACAAGTACCCGTGATCTGGGCGACGGTGCCAAAGCCGAGATTGCAGAGCAAGTTGGCGATCTTGTCAAAGGCTTAGGAAGTCTATTCGGTAGCAAGAAGAGCGGCCACGAAGAGTCCTCTCGCGGTATCGACGAAGCCAATCGCGATGGCGAAGGTGGCAGTGGAGGTTTCTCCCGCGTCATTAGCGACAAGCTCAGCACCGGTCTTGCTAAAGTCCACCGTGAAGTGCGTCTTGAATTCCGCAAAGTCCTTGGCGAGATCGAGAAGCAACTCTTTGAACTCCTGCCCGACCAGTTCCAACGCCCGCTTGAGAAGATCTTCGGCGGCAATCCGTTCGACTCCCAGCTCGACCGCGATGCATCCGGTCCTGCTGACCGCGGCTTTGGCGATGACATCAAAGCCAAGCTGCTTGGGAAAATCCGCGATTTAGTACGCAAAGTACAAGAGACACTGCGTGAAAGTATCCTGGGTGTCGTGAACGGTGGCCACCGCAAATTCGAGCGCGAAAGCTGGGTCTTCGTGCAGGCAATGGTCGAGCAGAAGGTGCAGCGATACCTCCCTGATGTCAAGATCAACGTACCAGACGACATTGGAAACGAGAATGTCAGTGTAGGCGATCCGACGTCGAACTCTCAGCACATGGGTGGAGGACAATCACAGCAACAGCACACGGCTCCTCCTCCCCAGCAAGGCTATGATGAGCCGCCACGCTACCAGAACAAGCAACAATACCAGTCGCAAGACTACCGCCCAGAACATCATGCTCCTCAGCAAGGCTATCCGCCTCAAGACTACAACAGACAAGATCAATATGCACCGCCTCCGCAGTCTTACCACCAACAAGCTCCCCCGGAGTACAGATCGTCAGAGCAGCAACAGTACCCCCCGCCGCCTCAGCAGGGGTACCAGCAACATGGCTCCGGACAACCGGGTTACCCTCCGCGAGAGTATCGCGAGGGTGAGTATCGGAGACAGGACTATTAG